The following coding sequences are from one Alosa alosa isolate M-15738 ecotype Scorff River chromosome 13, AALO_Geno_1.1, whole genome shotgun sequence window:
- the LOC125305569 gene encoding teashirt homolog 1-like, whose protein sequence is MPRRKQQEPRRSAAYVPEDELKAGTLEEEHLHDDGLSLDGQDAEYLCNEEEDDAFMGPPSFHDSPLSNGTNPDAGYGSPLSDTSDRLTDFKSTSSRDGQDKEEGSCRMDTTTATDPSINNSSSIGNSNALHDSLAQMKAVYANLISDASWSRIAMDIMKAKPVSSSSAMAHAPAALAAKAVTTCPSSSSATSTSSSHHNGKSATVNLPISSANSNLNGTPATTPLPSSDGNNSAAGGTSNGGSAAYDWHQAALAKTFQQTPYHLLPEPSLFSTVQLYRQNNKLYGSVFTGASKFRCKDCSAAYDTLVGLTVHMNESGHYRDDNKDKEEDNGKRWSKPRKRSLMEMEGKEDAQKVLKCMYCGHSFESLQDLSVHMIKTKHYQKVPLKEPVPALATKLLPSAKKRMLQDPLIAPCSPETVLGGGGVSTGDAGKDAKLAANPYVTPNNRYGYQNGASYTWQFEARKAQILKCMECGSSHDTLQQLTAHMMVTGHFLKVTNSASKKGKQLVFDPVVEEKIQSIPLPPTTTRLPVPSIKSQPVSPALSAGSEEKKETPEERKMELGEPEEKKIKEEKDDEKSGERAESNSTSYKYLREEDLDETPNGGLDILKSLENTVSSAISKAQTGTPTWGGYPSIHAAYQLQGGVKHSSLLSPSVQSVPMQPAFNSSMRAFVTDPGSVIHSPRSPSSPPSLRSNVSAMEELVEKVTGKASVKKEKEERMVSGDRCRPLSSAKSPSPVRREQKDGTAPMATTVTQSSSPRKAESELVCKKEPKDSPVETPNHAKNGSDTCRTPITNGSSLGIITDHSPERPFINPLSALQSIMNTHLSKASKPVNPASDPLSMLYKISNSVVDKPLFSATQVKQPEPINRFFYESNDQPIDLSKSKSSSSSNASGDERSGNGTSCSLVNSSINGNRPLLSGLSLCDTVSSPLRENALMDISDMVKNLTGRLTPKSSTPSSISEKSDVDGSTFEDTLEDLSPVQKRKGRQSNWNPQHLLILQAQFASSLRETPEGRFAMTDLGPQERVHICKFTGLSMTTISHWLANVKYQLRRTGGTKFLKNMDSCQPVFLCSDCASQFRTPSAYISHLESHLGFSLKDLSKLSADHLREQQAVSKVISDKLPYGSPLASMTAADDDSGSGAIYQCRLCNRTFVSKHAIKLHLSKTHGKSPEDHLVFVTMLEKLEKQEKV, encoded by the coding sequence CGTATGTGCCAGAGGATGAGCTGAAGGCCGGCACCTTAGAAGAGGAGCACCTGCACGACGACGGCTTGTCGCTGGACGGCCAAGATGCAGAGTACCTCTGCAACGAGGAGGAGGACGATGCTTTCATGGGGCCCCCCAGTTTCCATGACTCCCCTCTCAGCAACGGCACCAACCCGGACGCCGGGTATGGCTCCCCCCTCAGCGACACCAGTGACCGCCTCACCGACTTCAAGAGCACTTCCTCCAGGGACGGCCAAGACAAGGAGGAAGGGTCCTGTCGCATGgacaccaccaccgccactgaCCCCTCCATCaataacagcagcagcattGGCAACAGCAATGCGCTCCACGACAGCTTGGCTCAGATGAAAGCCGTCTATGCAAACCTGATCTCTGATGCGTCCTGGTCCCGCATCGCCATGGACATCATGAAGGCCAAGCCGGTGTCCTCCAGCAGTGCCATGGCCCACGCTCCCGCTGCCCTCGCCGCCAAGGCTGTCACCACCTGCCCCAGTAGCAGCAGtgccaccagcaccagcagcagccatCACAACGGAAAGAGCGCTACAGTCAACCTCCCGATCAGCAGCGCAAACAGCAACTTAAACGGCACCCCTGCCACAACCCCGCTTCCCAGCAGCGACGGTAACAACAGTGCTGCGGGGGGCACCAGCAATGGGGGTAGTGCCGCCTATGACTGGCATCAAGCAGCCCTGGCCAAAACATTTCAGCAAACCCCTTACCACTTACTGCCAGAGCCTAGTCTCTTCAGCACAGTGCAGCTGTACAGGCAAAACAACAAGCTTTACGGCTCGGTCTTCACCGGCGCCAGCAAGTTCAGGTGTAAGGATTGTAGTGCGGCCTACGACACGCTAGTGGGCCTCACCGTGCACATGAATGAGTCTGGGCACTACCGCGACGACAACAAAGACAAAGAGGAAGACAATGGAAAGCGCTGGTCTAAGCCCCGCAAGCGGTCACTGATGGAAATGGAAGGCAAAGAGGACGCCCAGAAGGTGCTCAAGTGCATGTACTGTGGCCACTCCTTCGAGTCCTTGCAGGACCTGAGCGTCCACATGATCAAGACCAAGCATTACCAGAAAGTGCCTCTTAAAGAGCCCGTGCCAGCACTGGCAACCAAACTGCTGCCCTCAGCCAAAAAGCGCATGCTTCAGGACCCCCTCATCGCTCCATGCTCCCCTGAGACTGTCCTGGGGGGTGGTGGCGTTTCCACTGGCGATGCTGGGAAAGACGCTAAGCTAGCAGCTAACCCATATGTTACACCCAACAACCGCTATGGGTACCAGAATGGTGCCAGTTACACTTGGCAGTTTGAGGCCCGCAAGGCACAGATCCTGAAGTGTATGGAGTGTGGAAGCTCCCATGATACTTTGCAGCAGCTAACTGCCCACATGATGGTCACGGGTCACTTCCTCAAGGTCACAAACTCTGCCTCCAAGAAGGGCAAGCAGCTGGTGTTTGACCCTGTGGTGGAGGAGAAGATTCAGTCCATTCCTTTGCCCCCAACCACCACAAGACTTCCCGTTCCCTCCATCAAGTCTCAGCCTGTGTCCCCAGCTCTCTCCGCAGGTtcggaggaaaagaaagagacacCAGAGGAAAGGAAAATGGAGTTGGGTGAGCCGGAGGAGAAAAAGATAAAAGAAGAGAAGGACGACGAGAAGAGTGGTGAGAGGGCAGAGTCGAACTCCACATCCTACAAGTACCTCAGAGAGGAGGACCTGGATGAGACGCCAAATGGAGGGCTGGACATTCTCAAGTCATTGGAGAACACAGTGTCCAGTGCCATAAGCAAGGCCCAAACTGGTACGCCTACGTGGGGGGGCTATCCCAGCATCCATGCCGCCTACCAGCTCCAGGGCGGTGTGAAGCATTCCTCCTTGCTGTCGCCATCTGTTCAGAGCGTTCCCATGCAACCGGCTTTCAATAGCAGCATGAGGGCCTTTGTGACAGATCCAGGGTCTGTTATCCACTCCCCCAGAAGTCCGTCGTCGCCGCCCTCGCTAAGAAGCAACGTGTCTGCCATGGAGGAGCTGGTGGAAAAGGTGACTGGGAAGGCCTCTGTgaaaaaggagaaggaggagcgaATGGTGAGCGGAGATCGGTGCCGGCCCCTCTCCTCTGCCAAATCTCCCTCACCCGTGCGGAGAGAGCAGAAGGATGGCACCGCTCCCATGGCCACCACAGTGACACAGAGCAGCAGTCCCAGAAAGGCCGAGTCTGAATTGGTATGCAAGAAGGAGCCCAAAGACAGCCCGGTCGAAACCCCCAACCATGCGAAAAACGGCTCGGACACGTGCCGGACGCCTATCACCAACGGCAGTAGCTTGGGGATCATCACTGACCATTCACCAGAGAGGCCTTTCATCAACCCACTCAGTGCACTGCAGTCCATCATGAACACTCACCTCAGCAAGGCCTCCAAGCCTGTCAACCCCGCTTCTGATCCCCTCTCCATGCTCTACAAAATCAGCAACAGTGTCGTGGACAAGCCCCTCTTCAGCGCCACGCAGGTGAAGCAGCCGGAGCCCATAAACAGGTTCTTCTACGAGAGCAACGACCAGCCCATAGATCTGAGTAAATCcaaaagcagcagcagcagcaacgctAGTGGTGATGAGCGTAGCGGCAATGGCACTTCCTGCTCTCTAGTGAACAGCTCCATCAATGGCAACAGGCCTCTGCTCTCTGGGCTTTCCCTCTGTGACACTGTTTCGTCTCCACTGCGGGAGAACGCGCTGATGGACATTTCAGACATGGTGAAGAACCTCACCGGCAGGCTCACCCCAAAGTCGTCCACTCCGTCCTCCATATCGGAGAAGTCCGACGTGGACGGCAGCACGTTCGAGGACACCCTGGAGGACCTCTCGCCCGTGCAGAAGAGAAAAGGCCGGCAGTCGAACTGGAACCCCCAgcacctcctcatcctccagGCCCAGTTCGCCTCCAGCCTCAGGGAGACCCCGGAGGGTCGCTTCGCCATGACTGACCTGGGGCCGCAGGAGCGGGTGCACATCTGCAAGTTCACCGGCCTCTCCATGACCACCATCTCCCACTGGCTGGCCAATGTCAAGTACCAGCTGCGGAGAACCGGCGGGACCAAGTTCCTGAAGAACATGGACTCGTGCCAGCCTGTCTTCCTCTGCAGCGACTGTGCCTCGCAGTTCAGGACTCCCTCCGCATACATCAGCCACTTGGAGTCTCACCTGGGCTTCAGTCTGAAGGACCTGTCGAAGCTGTCGGCCGATCATCTGCGGGAGCAGCAGGCTGTCTCCAAGGTGATCAGCGACAAACTGCCGTACGGGAGCCCCCTGGCTTCCATGACGGCGGCAGATGATGACTCTGGCTCCGGCGCCATTTACCAGTGCAGACTTTGCAACCGGACGTTTGTTAGCAAACACGCCATCAAGCTGCACCTGAGTAAGACTCACGGCAAATCACCAGAAGACCACCTGGTGTTTGTCACCATGCTGGAGAAGCTGGAGAAACAGGAGAAGGTGTGA